Proteins encoded within one genomic window of Cucumis sativus cultivar 9930 chromosome 3, Cucumber_9930_V3, whole genome shotgun sequence:
- the LOC101221899 gene encoding uncharacterized protein LOC101221899 isoform X2, whose product MVMEDLTEEERRALRGSKFAPLPSQSTSSRSHPRLAHPGGPLKTNKAAALAKFLHRKLNQDPNALSSINPQILDLAVRNAKASVHSSGTNIRHVDTFDDPEASFDEGESMNSEPKKQKKKNKKKKNKNKKNKRQKIVEDSECGVGGKPKKKLRL is encoded by the exons ATGGTGATGGAAGATCTTACCGAAGAAGAAAGACGAGCTTTACGCGGAAGCAAGTTCGCTCCTCTCCCATCGCAATCCACTTCTTCTCGATCTCACCCAag GTTGGCTCATCCAGGTGGACCATTGAAAACCAACAAAGCCGCGGCTCTCGCTAAGTTTCTTCACCGGAAATTGAACCAAGATCCTAATGCTCTCTCTTCTATTAATCCTCAGATTTTGGACCTTGCTGTTCGTAATGCCAAAGCCTCTGTTCATTCCA GTGGTACAAATATCCGGCATGTGGACACATTTGATGACCCTGAG GCTTCTTTTGATGAAGGGGAATCTATGAATTCTGAGcctaagaaacaaaagaagaagaacaagaagaagaaaaataagaataagaagaataaaaggCAAAAG ATTGTTGAGGACTCCGAGTGTGGCGTTGGGGGAAAACCCAAAAAGAAGTTGAGATTGTGA
- the LOC101221899 gene encoding uncharacterized protein LOC101221899 isoform X1, with amino-acid sequence MVMEDLTEEERRALRGSKFAPLPSQSTSSRSHPRLAHPGGPLKTNKAAALAKFLHRKLNQDPNALSSINPQILDLAVRNAKASVHSSGTNIRHVDTFDDPEASFDEGESMNSEPKKQKKKNKKKKNKNKKNKRQKVEIPLLQALYNLMSVASIFPYVEIAHCRLLRTPSVALGENPKRS; translated from the exons ATGGTGATGGAAGATCTTACCGAAGAAGAAAGACGAGCTTTACGCGGAAGCAAGTTCGCTCCTCTCCCATCGCAATCCACTTCTTCTCGATCTCACCCAag GTTGGCTCATCCAGGTGGACCATTGAAAACCAACAAAGCCGCGGCTCTCGCTAAGTTTCTTCACCGGAAATTGAACCAAGATCCTAATGCTCTCTCTTCTATTAATCCTCAGATTTTGGACCTTGCTGTTCGTAATGCCAAAGCCTCTGTTCATTCCA GTGGTACAAATATCCGGCATGTGGACACATTTGATGACCCTGAG GCTTCTTTTGATGAAGGGGAATCTATGAATTCTGAGcctaagaaacaaaagaagaagaacaagaagaagaaaaataagaataagaagaataaaaggCAAAAGGTTGAAATCCCCCTTCTTCAAGCTCTATATAATCTGATGAGTGTTGCCTCCATTTTTCCTTATGTTGAGATTGCACACTGCAGATTGTTGAGGACTCCGAGTGTGGCGTTGGGGGAAAACCCAAAAAGAAGTTGA
- the LOC101209505 gene encoding protein SRG1 produces MAPGPISPIKQGHIQDVQELRKFEPNIIPERFIRDIQERPAPATPLISSSDIPTIDLSKLLKGNRDELLQLATACEEWGFFQVINHGIALNLLENIEGQAMEFFRLPLEEKQKYAMAPGTVQGYGQAFVFSEHQKLDWCNMFALGITPEYLRNPLLWPNKPANFSNTVEIYSKEVRKLCKNLLKYIALSLGLKEDLFEEAFGAAVQAVRMNYYPPCSRPDLVLGLSPHSDGSALTVLQQGKGCSVGLQILKDDKWVPVQPIPNALVINIGDTMEVVTNGRYKSVEHRAVTHKHTDRLSLVTFYAPSYDIELGPMPEFVDKNNPCKYRRYNHGEYSKHYVANKLQGKRTLEFAKIPIKN; encoded by the exons ATGGCTCCAGGACCTATTTCTCCAATCAAGCAAGGGCACATTCAAGATGTGCAAGAACTCAGAAAGTTTGAGCCTAACATTATTCCCGAGAGATTTATCAGGGACATACAAGAGAGACCAGCACCAGCAACACCTTTAATCTCATCCTCTGACATTCCCACTATTGATTTATCCAAGCTTCTAAAGGGAAACAGAGATGAACTTCTGCAGCTAGCCACTGCCTGCGAGGAATGGGGattttttcag GTAATCAATCACGGAATCGCTCTGAACCTACTAGAAAATATAGAGGGGCAGGCAATGGAATTCTTCAGGCTACCTTTGgaagagaaacaaaagtaCGCAATGGCACCAGGGACAGTTCAAGGATATGGGCAAGCATTTGTGTTCTCAGAGCACCAAAAACTGGATTGGTGTAACATGTTCGCTCTAGGAATTACACCCGAATATTTAAGGAACCCTCTATTATGGCCAAACAAGCCAGCTAACTTCAG CAATACTGTGGAGATTTACTCAAAAGAAGTAAGAAAGCTTTGCAAGAATCTATTGAAGTACATAGCTTTAAGCCTTGGTCTAAAAGAGGACCTATTTGAAGAAGCGTTTGGGGCGGCCGTGCAGGCAGTAAGGATGAATTACTATCCACCGTGTTCAAGACCTGATCTTGTTTTGGGGTTGAGTCCACACTCCGATGGAAGTGCTTTAACTGTTTTGCAGCAAGGAAAGGGATGCTCAGTTGGGCTCCAAATCCTTAAAGATGACAAGTGGGTTCCTGTTCAACCGATCCCAAATGCACTTGTGATCAACATTGGCGATACAATGGAG GTTGTTACAAATGGCAGGTACAAATCCGTCGAGCACAGAGCTGTGACTCACAAACACACTGACCGACTTTCCCTCGTCACATTTTATGCTCCTAGCTATGACATAGAGCTTGGTCCAATGCCAGAATTCGTGGACAAAAACAATCCATGCAAGTATAGAAGATACAATCATGGAGAATACAGCAAGCACTATGTAGCGAACAAGTTACAGGGAAAGAGAACCCTGGAGTTTGCTAAGATTCCAATAAAAAACTGA
- the LOC101222136 gene encoding cullin-1 has product MSEQNSIDLEQGWDFMQKGITKLKNILEGLPEPQFSSEDYMMLYTTIYNMCTQRFPNDYSHQLYDKYRESFEEYIISSVLPSLRDKHDEFLLRELVERWANHKVMVRWLSRFFYYLDRYFIARRSLPSLHTVGLTCFRDLVYRELNAKVRDAVISLIDKEREGEQIDRALLKNALDIFVEIGMGEMDCYENDFEVAMLKDTAAYYSRKASNWILEDSCPDYMLKAEDCLRREKDRVSHYLHSSSESKLLEKAQHELLSAYCTQLLEKEHSGCHALLRDDKVDDLSRMFRLFSKIPRGLEPVSNTFKQHVTAQGTALVKQAEDAASNKKAEKKDAVDLQEQVFIRKVMVLHDKYMAYVDNCFQNHTLFHKALKEAFEVFCNKSVAGSSSAELLSTFCDNILKKGGSEKLSDEAIEETLEKVVKLLAYISDKDLFAEFYRKKLARRLLFDKSANDDHERSILTKLKQQCGGQFTSKMEGMVKDLAMARENQSNFEEYLCNNPQAHPGIDLTVTVLTTGYWPSYKSFDLNLPAEMVNCVESFKGFYHIKENHKKLTWIYSLGTCNINGKFESKTIELIVTTYQASVLLLFNIFEQLCYSEIKTQLNLGDEDIVRLLHSLSCAKYKILNKEPNTKTISPTDHFTFNLKFTDKMRRIKIPLPPVDDKKKVIKDVDKDRRYAIDASIVRIMKSRKVLSHQQLVLECVEQLSRMFKPDFKIIKKRIEDLIARDYLERDTDNPTLFRYLA; this is encoded by the exons ATGAGTGAACAAAACTCTATTGATCTGGAACAAGGATGGGACTTCATGCAAAAGggaattacaaaattgaagaacatTCTTGAGGGACTGCCAGAGCCACAGTTCAGCTCGGAAGATTACATGATGCTCTACAC GACCATCTATAACATGTGTACTCAAAGGTTTCCTAATGACTACTCTCACCAGTTGTACGATAAGTACCGCGAATCATTTGAAGAGTATATAATTTCATCA GTATTGCCATCTTTGAGGGATAAGCATGACGAGTTCTTGTTGAGAGAGCTTGTGGAAAGATGGGCAAACCACAAAGTGATGGTTAGGTGGCTTTCTCGTTTCTTCTATTATCTTGATCGCTACTTTATTGCTCGAAGGTCACTTCCATCTCTTCATACTGTTGGGCTGACCTGTTTTCGTGATCTG GTTTACAGGGAGTTGAATGCAAAAGTTAGAGATGCTGTTATATCACTG ATCGATAAAGAGCGTGAAGGAGAGCAAATTGACCGAGCTCTGTTAAAGAATGCCTTAGATATATTTGTGGAGATTGGGATGGGGGAAATGGATTGCTATGAAAATGACTTTGAAGTAGCCATGCTCAAAGACACTGCTGCTTATTACTCTCGAAAGGCTTCAAACTGGATTCTCGAAGACTCTTGTCCTGATTATATGTTGAAA GCTGAGGATTGTCTAAGGCGTGAGAAAGACAGAGTTTCACATTATTTGCACTCAAGCAGTGAATCTAAACTTCTTGAG AAAGCTCAACATGAACTGTTATCTGCGTATTGTACCCAACTGCTTGAAAAGGAGCATTCTGGATGTCATGCATTGCTTAGAGATGACAAG GTGGATGACTTATCAAGAATGTTCAGACTGTTCTCTAAAATTCCTAGGGGCCTAGAGCCAGTTTCGAATACATTTAAGCAG CATGTTACTGCTCAGGGGACTGCCTTGGTCAAACAGGCAGAAGATGCAGCAAGCAACAAAAAG GCTGAGAAAAAGGATGCCGTTGACTTGCAGGAACAG GTGTTCATAAGAAAAGTGATGGTGCTACATGATAAATATATGGCATACGTGGACAACTGTTTCCAAAATCATACACTTTTCCACAAG GCTCTCAAGGAGGCTTTTGAGGTCTTTTGCAACAAGAGTGTTGCTGGAAGTTCAAGTGCAGAGTTACTCTCAACATTTTGTGATAACATTCTTAAGAAAGGTGGAAGTGAGAAACTGAGTGATGAAGCAATTGAGGAGACTCTTGAAAAG GTAGTGAAGCTGCTTGCTTACATCAGTGATAAAGATCTTTTTGCCGAATTTTATCG GAAAAAGCTCGCAAGGCGACTTCTTTTTGACAAGAGTGCCAATGACGACCATGAGAGAAGTATTCTGACTAAACTGAAACAGCAATGTGGTGGTCAGTTCACCTCAAAGATGGAGGGCATG GTAAAAGATTTGGCTATGGCAAGGGAGAACCAATCTAACTTTGAGGAGTATCTTTGCAATAATCCACAAGCACATCCTGGCATCGACTTGACAGTTACTGTTCTAACTACTGGGTATTGGCCTAGTTATAAGTCCTTTGATCTCAACCTCCCAGCCGAGATG GTTAACTGCGTTGAGTCTTTCAAAGGATTTTATCACATTAAAGAAAATCACAAGAAGCTAACATGGATTTATTCTCTGGGTACCTGTAACATCAACGGAAAGTTCGAATCAAAAACTATCGAACTAATTGTGACTACTTATCAG gCTTCTGTCCTGCTGCTGTTTAATATCTTTGAACAACTTTGTTACTCTGAAATTAAGACACAATTAAATTTGGGCGATGAAGATATAGTGAGACTACTCCATTCCCTGTCGTGCGCCAAATATAAGATTCTTAACAAGGAGCCAAATACTAAAACTATCTCGCCAACGGATCACTTCACATTCAACTTGAAGTTTACAGACAAAATGAGGAGGATCAAG ATCCCTCTTCCACCTGTGGATGATAAGAAGAAGGTAATTAAAGATGTTGACAAAGACAGACGTTATGCTATCGATGCATCAATTGTCCGTATTATGAAGAGTCGGAAAGTTTTGAGTCACCAACAGTTGGTGCTAGAGTGCGTTGAGCAACTCAGTCGCATGTTCAAG CCTGACtttaagataataaaaaaacgtaTCGAAGATCTAATCGCCCGAGACTATCTGGAAAGAGACACTGACAACCCAACCTTGTTTAGGTATCTAGCATGA